A window from Parus major isolate Abel chromosome 27, Parus_major1.1, whole genome shotgun sequence encodes these proteins:
- the GJC1 gene encoding gap junction gamma-1 protein codes for MSWSFLTRLLEEIQNHSTFVGKIWLTVLIVFRIVLIAVGGESIYYDEQSKFVCNTEQPGCENVCYDSFAPLSHVRFWVFQIILVATPSVLYLGYAIHKIARMVEHSEASRRARRRSLPVRWKQHRGLEEAEGDHEEDPMMYPEIEVESVRESKEKQSPAKAKHDGRRQIREDGLMRIYVLQLLARALFEVGFLVGQYFLYGFQVSPVFVCSRKPCPHNVDCFISRPTEKTIFLLIMYGVSCMCLLLNVWEMLHLGFGTIRDTLNAKKKELVDSGTFNYPFTWNTPSAPPGYNIALKPEQMQCTELSNAKMAYKQNKANIAQEQQYGSSEGNIPADLEILQREIKVAQDRLDLAIQAYNNQNNPSSSRGKKSKAGSNKSSASSKSGDGKNSVWI; via the coding sequence ATGAGTTGGAGTTTTCTGACCCGCCTGTTAGAGGAGATCCAGAACCACTCAACCTTTGTTGGCAAAATCTGGCTGACAGTGTTGATTGTGTTTCGGATTGTCCTAATTGCTGTGGGAGGAGAATCCATTTATTATGACGAACAGAGCAAGTTTGTGTGCAACACGGAGCAGCCTGGCTGCGAGAACGTCTGCTACGACTCCTTCGCCCCTCTCTCGCACGTCAGGTTCTGGGTGTTCCAGATCATCCTCGTGGCCACTCCCTCGGTGCTGTACTTGGGCTATGCCATCCATAAAATCGCCCGGATGGTGGAGCACAGCGAAGCCAGCAGGAGAGCCAGGAGGAGGAGCTTGCCCGTCCGCTGGAAACAGCACCGGGGCTTGGAGGAAGCTGAGGGTGACCATGAGGAAGACCCGATGATGTACCCGGAGATAGAGGTGGAGAGCGTCAGGGAGAGTAAAGAGAAGCAGAGCCCTGCCAAAGCCAAGCACGACGGCCGGCGGCAGATCCGGGAGGACGGGCTCATGAGGATTTatgtcctgcagctcctggccagggCCCTGTTTGAGGTTGGCTTCCTGGTGGGGCAGTATTTCCTGTACGGCTTCCAGGTGAGCCCCGTGTTCGTGTGCAGCAGGAAGCCCTGCCCGCACAACGTCGATTGTTTCATTTCCAGGCCAACCGAAAAAACCATTTTCCTGCTCATAATGTACGGGGTGAGCTGCATGTGTCTGCTCCTCAATGTCTGGGAGATGCTGCACTTGGGGTTTGGCACCATCCGAGACACGCTGAATGCCAAGAAGAAGGAGCTGGTTGACTCTGGGACCTTTAACTACCCCTTCACCTGGAACACGCCCTCGGCTCCCCCGGGCTACAACATCGCGCTGAAGCCGGAGCAGATGCAGTGCACGGAGCTGTCCAACGCCAAGATGGCCTACAAGCAGAACAAAGCCAACATAGCTCAGGAACAGCAGTATGGCAGCAGCGAAGGGAACATTCCTGCCGACCTGGAGATCCTGCAGAGGGAAATCAAAGTGGCTCAGGACCGCCTGGACCTTGCTATCCAGGCTTAcaacaaccaaaacaacccCAGCAGTTCCAGAGGGAAGAAATCCAAAGCGGGCTCAAACAAAAGCAGTGCCAGTAGCAAGTCAGGAGATGGGAAGAACTCGGTCTGGATTTAA